The Cloeon dipterum chromosome 3, ieCloDipt1.1, whole genome shotgun sequence genome includes a region encoding these proteins:
- the LOC135941021 gene encoding Fanconi anemia group D2 protein — protein sequence MYRNRFKKKAVSRTTSSTVSNAGDSSVVSLSSTAVTTDNEETSISNASATKTQTRNKTPGSKKKPEEFPTEKSFLSPAPSPKMKTPTRRAPMRESNASSPVLNVTRRKPRRAQDPELPFFNSILASCGLKFEPEGDEPHILDQEQIYFVRDFQEAIEKPENKNKVKDFVDQFVTLHDNDTRLLKKSLMPTKRMIQNVGYATHDSLTHLLLEVPQMQDQIFDFLNSKLLENVSEGNERRTNEGLNCVQWTKLLLHQLVDLTFVENAEQITSKLLECFTFCQSSNTQKEFLHAFPSVIYVGNQQEVVKCLSKVLKESGEITPQLLDALCDMAASQEDRDFITASVVNMLKNGSRKFIPEVVSFLLAHARYESDKAQIIQQLRQNAELTPFGINEAKLAEDKAMLKRVVAQIGCGLNAMQEVGDLWLNIIANTPNLKPIDVIVLICMVSEGKKKKILSLVKSKCAAGALSENLIDTTFEHHGQALCEYFDNIVEIASFLIKVQDKFISFLGGHWFKLLFLHLEAPYMRQKLLWCLINLLGVNSARATESVLVTLSNLVKNHMSEILPQASLLMVPESLLDKVEIVSLEHARKIMDIICQLAYSGHSQADMLQSDINILIQKQLRSLDNQNKRKGIVGAIMATKHIAVGVLGNNDTNFDDSLDGQSTTSSERSSVQLSFHLHPAQCLIDLAFKNTMKSPELRGFLHDELANMLNSSVIDRSFQEWLHASISAIFSEQYFISKEDLPKLDLPKDVKLTTDLHLIATTGAIIASIGDHVVQDAMKASAVTSANSQPIAWPAVNMCPMFRLTRILSFQVNVQCLSEMDATLVCPVLIPMNMLQISRAEFSSISNPLVQISILDSLFIAVNWFRELISAFCAVESGKYEEKLFQRIRHITYLESKILELMPVFPPEYVPPASQFYADVIPYKRGAAGKKPKSKKKSKRKKKPAVTQSSLHPALDDVDFDVNGNEDEDTDFQEEETELDLSKEYSLKDLSAYFRELDITIVIRLLQHCLVIDDEPQDISNPAAKFGPVELVFILEDMRKKLEHCMDQKPGILGSKSSKPFPFAFGADDKLTSSIKANATLHFHLDLLDTKVNAANFVAPMGAICDKLEQVVKFFKDLQEKNDGLKDGPGSETEKSKLLQKSMFLMICCLKSALGWSGLYEKENFDIAEEILTTIAKRAKREEEMTSKSGIVSLACEYIANFGECILTLPTAVEIVELLQVINSHDPDQSGELAKKNRKLIFELACSFMRDEWPSVPKEFGSEVQMTVRLIQARYATGNKPLIRCVKLLKYLVENAGELKGKNGGKISKMPLFSRASLPSIFKVLSKTLVETSKAAIVDAETATQNTDLFETTYDLWEVILEGLIAMRDVAKEHETKALFTAFFKDSQPILRFFMDNGLPLMEEFFSEKYEKIKIILKKVQSVTKYIHSLCTHGKITNQLGLVTLVPNMRFLMEKLVLRVKAMLVLHDCGEMFDVGNLKNYNLKGESISSQIGGDDSEDEDDKKVSQKRKIAQKSQKSSKSQAPTKLQTQRKSQASTSQIVAGKKLVQKTQMKRVVEEKEKASEESPQSSSKKQKRVVSESDSSEEEEAPSSKKRKQQAARKVVSASEEDEEEEEDDSPPSSPIVTGKKRGALQRKQSSEDEEVQSPVKKKSKDKSPMKRRLFHDSGVEEEGNAQSPAQEKRGLNTSIISSALKRGRKIYSSDSD from the exons ATGTATCGGAACAGATTCAAGAAGAAAGCCGTCTCTAGAACAACGAGCTCGACTGTGAGCAACGCAGGGGACAGTTCAGTCGTCAGCCTTTCCTCTACAGCTGTCACCACTGATAACGAAGAAACATCCATTTCAAATGCATCAGCTACCAAAACGCAGACCAGAAACAAAACACCAGGCAGCAAGAAAAAGCCAGAAGAGTTTCCCACTGAGAAATCCTTCCTGTCGCCAGCACCATCTCCCAAGATGAAAACTCCAACAAGAAGGGCTCCCATGAGAGAAAGCAACGCGTCCTCCCCAGTTTTGAATGTGACCCGCAGGAAACCCAGAAGGGCCCAGGACCCTGAGCTGCCCTTCTTCAACAGCATCCTTGCTTCCTGCGGATTGAAGTTTGAACCTGAGGGCGATGAGCCGCACATTCTTG ACCAAGAGCAAATTTACTTTGTCAGAGACTTTCAAGAGGCCATCGAAAAGCCGGAGAACAAGAACAAAGTCAAGGACTTTGTAGATCAGTTTGTGACACTTCATGACAATGATACAAGACTCCTAAAGAAGTCGCTGATGCCTACTAag CGGATGATACAAAACGTAGGGTACGCTACACATGATTCCCTGACTCACCTGCTTCTTGAAGTTCCACAAATGCAAGATCAAATCTTCGATTTCTTGAACTCAAAGCTCTTGGAAAATGTATCAGAGGGCAATGA ACGGAGAACAAATGAAGGCCTAAACTGTGTTCAGTGGACCAAGCTCCTGCTGCATCAACTAGTTGACCTCACCTTTGTTGAAAATGCTGAACAAATAACGTCTAAACTTCTTGAATGCTTTACGTTCTGCCAATCATCAAAT ACCCAGAAAGAGTTCCTGCACGCATTCCCTTCAGTTATTTACGTGGGCAATCAACAGGAGGTTGTCAAATGCCTCAG taAAGTGCTGAAAGAGAGCGGTGAAATCACCCCTCAGCTTCTGGACGCCTTGTGCGACATGGCTGCAAGTCAAGAGGATCGAGATTTCATCACTGCGAGCGTTGTCAATATGCTGAAAAATGGCTCTCGCAAGTTCATTCCTGAGGTGGTGTCTTTCCTGTTGGCCCACGCCAGGTATGAAAGCGACAAGGCACAAATTATTCAACAGCTGAGGCAAAATGCGGAACTGACTCCTTTTGGCATCAACGAGGCTAAATTGGCGGAGGACAAGGCAATGCTCAAAAGAGTTGTCGCCCAAAttgga tgcGGCTTGAATGCCATGCAAGAAGTGGGAGATTTGTGGCTAAACATCATTGCTAACACTCCAAATCTAAAGCCTATTGATGTGATCGTGCTGATTTGCATGGTCTCTgaaggaaagaaaaagaaaatcctGTCCCTCGTGAAGAGCAAATGTGCTGCAGGAGCattgagtgaaaatttgattgatacCACTTTTGAGCATCATGGACAG GCGCTTTGTGAGTACTTCGACAACATAGTGGAGATTGCTTCTTTCCTGATCAAAGttcaagataaatttatttcgttccTCGGCGGACATTGGTTCAA ACTGCTGTTCCTGCACTTGGAAGCTCCTTACATGAGACAAAAACTGCTGTGGTGCCTGATCAACCTGCTTGGCGTGAACAGCGCAAGAGCTACTGAAAGTGTGTTGGTGACGTTGTCGAATCTGGTGAAGAACCACATGAGCGAAATCCTTCCCCAGGCTTCCTTGCTGATG GTGCCAGAGAGCTTGCTTGACAAGGTTGAGATAGTTTCCCTCGAACACGCGCGCAAAATCATGGACATCATCTGCCAACTTGCTTATTCAGGGCATTCCCAAGCTGACATGTTGCAGAGTGACATTAACATCTTGATCCAGAAGCAGCTCCGAAGTTTGGACAAcca GAACAAGCGTAAAGGCATTGTCGGAGCAATTATGGCCACAAAGCACATAGCTGTGGGAGTACTAGGAAATAATGACACCAACTTTGATGATAGTTTAGATGGGCAGAGCACCACTTCTTCAGAAAGATCTTCCGTGCAACTAAGCTTCCATCTGCATCCTGCTCAATGTCTGATAG atCTTGCATTCAAGAACACTATGAAAAGCCCAGAGTTGCGTGGATTTCTCCATGACGAGCTGGCTAACATGCTAAATAGCAGCGTTATTGATCGTTCGTTCCAg GAATGGCTGCACGCCTCAATTTCTGCTATCTTTTCTGAGCAGTATTTTATAAGCAAAGAGGATCTTCCAAAGCTTGATCT TCCAAAAGATGTGAAGCTGACAACAGACCTTCATCTGATAGCGACTACAGGTGCTATTATTGCGTCAATCGGAGACCATGTTGTGCAAGATGCAATGAAAGCCTCTGCGGTCACTAGTGcaaa CTCCCAGCCAATCGCCTGGCCTGCAGTCAACATGTGCCCAATGTTCAGGCTCACACGAATTTTGAGCTTTCAAGTCAACGTGCAGTGCTTAAGTGAAATGGATGCCACCCTCGTGTGTCCAGTGTTGATCCCAATGAACATGCTGCAAATTTCCAGAGCTGAGTTTTCGAGCATTTCAAATCCACTGGTGCAAATCAGCATCTTGGACTCTCTCTTCATCGCAGTCAACTGGTTTAGAGAGCTGATCAGTGCATTTTGCGCGGTTGAAAGCGGAAAATACGAAGAAAAG TTGTTTCAGCGAATCAGGCATATTACCTATCTGGAGTCAAAGATTTTGGAGCTGATGCCAGTTTTCCCTCCTGAATATGTGCCCCCTGCCTCTCAATTCTATGCTGATGTCATTCCATACAAACGCGGCGCAGCCGGAAAGAAGCCCAAGAG TAAAAAGAAGAGCAAACGCAAGAAGAAACCAGCTGTCACCCAAAGCTCTTTGCACCCTGCCTTGGACGACGTGGACTTTGATGTCAATGGAAATGAGGATGAAGACACCGATTTTCAGGAGGAGGAAACCGAGCTTGACTTGAGCAAAGAATATTCTCTCAAGGACTTGAGCGCATACTTCCGCGAGTTGGATATCACGATTGTCATTCGACTTCTGCAGCATTGCTTAGTCATCGACGACGAGCCTCAAGATATTAGTAATCCAGCCGCTAAATTCGGGCCTGTAGAGCTTGTTTTTATTCTTGAAGACATGCGCAAGAAGTTGGAGCACTGCATGGATCAGAAGCCGGGAATCCTGGGTTCCAAGag CTCCAAACCATTTCCATTTGCATTTGGTGCAGATGACAAATTGACCTCCTCAATCAAGGCCAACGCCACTCTGCACTTCCATTTGGACTTGTTAGACACCAAGGTGAATGCCGCCAACTTCGTGGCACCTATGGGAGCCATTTGCGACAAACTTGAGCAGGTGGTCAAGTTCTTCAAG GATCTGCAAGAAAAGAATGATGGCTTGAAAGATGGTCCTGGTTCAGAGACCGAAAAATCCAAGTTGCTGCAGAAGAGCATGTTTCTGATGATATGCTGTTTGAAGAGCGCGCTCGGCTGGTCCGGCCTctatgaaaaagaaaactttgaCATTGCGGAAG AAATTCTGACTACAATTGCGAAGAGAGCTAAAAGAGAGGAAGAAATGACATCCAAATCTGGGATTGTCTCTCTAGCCTGTGAATACATCGCAAACTTTGGAGAATGTATTTTAACCCTACCAACTGCAGTGGAGATAGTTGAACTTCTCCAG gTAATCAATTCCCATGATCCAGACCAATCTGGCGAGTTGGCCAAGAAAAACAGGAAGTTGATTT tcGAATTGGCATGCTCCTTCATGCGTGATGAATGGCCTTCTGTTCCCAAGGAGTTTGGGTCCGAAGTGCAGATGACAGTTCGGTTAATCCAAGCTCGATATGCCACTGgcaat AAGCCCTTGATTAGGTGCGTGAAGTTACTGAAATACCTTGTCGAAAACGCTGGAGAACTGAAAGGGAAGAATGgtggaaaaatttccaaaatgccGCTCTTTTCAAG AGCTTCCTTGCCAAGCATATTCAAGGTGCTGTCCAAAACTCTGGTGGAAACTTCAAAAGCTGCTATTGTTGACGCTGAGACCGCCACTCAAAACACCGACTTATTTGAAACAACGTATGACCTGTGGGAGGTTATTTTGGAAGGACTGATTGCTATGAGAGACGTCGCTAAAGAGCACGAGACCAAAGCTCTCTTTACTGCTTTCTTCAAG GACAGTCAACCAATTTTGCGTTTCTTCATGGACAATGGACTGCCGCTGATGGAGGAATTCTTCAGCGAAAAATACgagaagattaaaattattttaaagaaagtgCAAAGCGTGACAAAGTACATTCACAGCCTGTGCACTCACGGAAAG ATCACAAATCAACTGGGCTTAGTTACCCTGGTGCCGAACATGAGGTTCCTGATGGAGAAGTTGGTTCTGCGAGTGAAAGCCATGCTTGTTCTTCATGACTGCGGTGAAATGTTCGATGTTGGCAACTTGAAGAACTATAACCTCAAGGGCGAGAGTATTTCCTCGCAGATCGGAGGG GATGATAGTGAAGATGAAGATGACAAGAAGGTGTCGCAGAAAAGGAAAATCGCCCAAAAATCCCAGAAGAGCTCCAAGTCTCAAGCTCCAACAAAATTGCAAACCCAAAGAAAATCTCAAGCCTCGACAAGTCAAATTGTTGCTGGCAAAAAGTTGGTACAGAAAACACAGATGAAACGAGTTGtggaggaaaaggaaaaggcaAGTGAAGAGTCTCCTCAAAGCAGTTCAAAGAAGCAGAAGCGGGTCGTTTCTGAAAGTGACTCATCTGAAGAGGAAGAAGCCCCTAGTTCCAAGAAGAGAAAGCAACAGGCTGCTAGAAAAGTGGTGTCGGCCAGTGAAGAAgatgaggaggaggaagaggacgACAGTCCCCCAAGCAGTCCTATTGTTACAGGGAAAAAGAGAGGGGCTTTGCAGAGAAAGCAGTCTTCGGAAGATGAAGAGGTACAAAGTCCAGTAAAGAAAAAGAGCAAAGATAAGTCTCCAATGAAAAGACGGCTTTTCCATGACAGTGGAGTTGAGGAGGAGGGGAATGCGCAGTCTCCAGCTCAAGAGAAAAGAGGATTGAATACCTCTATTATAAGTTCAGCCCTAAAGAGGGGAAGAAAGATATATTCTTCCGACAGCGACTGA
- the egl gene encoding egalitarian protein homolog produces the protein MESCEYEMVRNKTLLFFFERLMDKGGPRTLHDLSCQFGAKGFTKEMRQIAGGSQSGLKKFLAQYPSLFTINGDFVYVNQFTGQSGDNGSNNGQRGVRERDYAQEAVEYFSAKLSQYGPGTEVPIRSLLGHRSQASPEVRHISGQHISTFREFLMRHPDAFAVGEEAVMLREYEGMQPNPFHELPPETSVDPEITSKLINFLVACLEGKGPMLVDQLFHSVCTKFPQDVWSCMFKTPQDLSTFLKMNSNTFNVQSSLVTLVQRPNATTGLTSSPSPQTQHNPTKELDQCNNNENLNIESELNINNNINFAPSVGTGQKQTPKIMSLRQRINSLVMKTLADNTERDRIAASASIHSTASTPPDTSGNRTRVLQKSRVIQSVQEANAVISEIYKSKPCAVSFDCEGINLGARGQLTLMQLATLNGNAYVFDLLTCPALISEGGLHTLLESSEIVKIIHDCRNDSVNLYNQYGITLNNVFDTQAAHAILQLQETGKPVYKVKNVSLNTLCELYQAPINPMKDQLKSVYRRDQRFWARRPLTRDMIFYAAADVLALVPQVYEGMRRLIQPEREALFQDLCKEQVMMHVTPSEVKLQKKQRKVETEVVDLKNKLAIAQGAKSLVLSNREIRLLRYVELTEDEKNKLRGSYKVARKLEKLEGAGGDRSYSDDDEDEEESEDFTGDFPSLDSTCSGQTSPDASLTAGLVTSPPLSLNPPTLTESMQMMDEILSDGLMDKVEKMERLEAVLSAATSSLDRLASDSAEQSLCVCQCHQRDVLHVSATTSPMNSIAPSAPRAEVASQTLATGDIVITRIFFTEEEKEREKTLTPRGDE, from the exons ATGGAGAGCTGCGAGTACGAGATGGTTCGTAACAAGACGCTTCTCTTCTTCTTCGAGCGGCTGATGGACAAGGGTGGCCCGCGCACCCTGCACGACCTGAGCTGCCAGTTCGGGGCCAAGGGCTTCACCAAGGAGATGAGGCAGATCGCCGGTGGCTCGCAGTCCGGCCTCAAGAAGTTCCTCGCCCAATACCCCTCGCTCTTCACCATCAACGGGGACTTTGTCTACGTCAACCAGTTCACCGGACAGTCTGGAG acAACGGCAGCAACAACGGGCAGCGGGGCGTTCGGGAGCGGGACTACGCGCAGGAGGCGGTCGAGTACTTCAGCGCCAAGCTGAGCCAGTACGGCCCTGGCACGGAGGTGCCGATCCGCAGCCTGCTGGGCCACAGGTCGCAGGCGTCGCCCGAGGTGCGTCACATCTCCGGCCAGCACATCAGCACGTTCCGCGAGTTCCTGATGCGCCACCCGGACGCGTTCGCCGTCGGCGAGGAGGCGGTGATGCTGCGCGAGTACGAGGGCATGCAGCCCAACCCCTTCCACGAGCTGCCCCCGGAGACCAGTGTGGACCCTGAGATCACCTCCAAGCTCATCAACTTCCTCGTCGCCTGCCTGGAGGGAAAAGGCCCCATGCTGGTCGACCAGCTCTTCCACTCGGTCTGCACCAAGTTCCCTCAG GATGTGTGGTCTTGCATGTTCAAAACGCCGCAAGACCTGTCCACCTTCCTGAAGATGAACTCGAACACGTTCAACGTGCAGAGTTCGCTTGTAACGCTGGTGCAGCGGCCGAACGCGACCACCGGCCTGACGTCGAGCCCTTCGCCGCAGACGCAGCACAACCCCACCAAAGAACTGGATCAGTGCAACAACAATGAGAATCTCAACATTGAGTCGGAACTAAACATCAACAACAACATCAACTTCGCCCCGTCGGTCGGGACCGGACAGAAGCAGACGCCTAAAATAATGAGTCTACGCCAGAGGATTAACTCTTTGGTCATGAAGACCCTGGCGGACAACACGGAGAGAGACCGCATCGCAGCCTCAGCCAGCATCCACTCGACAGCTAGTACACCTCCAG ACACGTCAGGGAACAGAACGCGGGTGCTGCAAAAGTCGCGTGTCATCCAGAGCGTGCAGGAGGCGAACGCGGTCATTTCTGAAATATACAAAAGCAAACCTTGCGCCGTCTCGTTCGACTGCGAGGGAATCAACCTGGGCGCGCGTGGCCAGCTCACCCTGATGCAGTTGGCCACCTTGAATGGCAATGCGTACGTCTTCGACCTCCTCACCTGTCCTGCCCTGATCTCCGAAGGCGGCCTCCACACTTTACTTGAGTCTTCAGAAATTGTTAag ATTATTCACGACTGCCGGAACGACAGCGTTAATTTGTACAACCAGTACGGCATTACGCTAAACAACGTTTTTGACACGCAG GCGGCACACGCGATCCTGCAGCTGCAAGAGACAGGCAAGCCGGTGTACAAGGTGAAGAACGTGAGTCTGAACACGCTGTGCGAGCTCTACCAGGCGCCCATCAACCCCATGAAGGACCAGCTCAAGAGCGTCTACCGCCGCGACCAGCGCTTTTGGGCTCGCAGGCCGCTCACCAGGGACATGATTTTCTACGCGGCCGCCGACGTGCTCGCACTCGTGCCCCAGGTCTACGAGGGCATGCGCAG GCTGATTCAACCCGAGCGCGAAGCCCTTTTCCAAGACTTGTGCAAAGAGCAGGTGATGATGCACGTGACTCCGTCGGAGGTCAAACTGCAGAAGAAGCAGCGCAAAGTCGAGACTGAGGTCGTCGACCTGAAGAACAAACTGGCTATCGCCCAGGGTGCTAAGTCCCTGGTGCTGAGCAACAGGGAAATTAGACTGCTTAG ATATGTTGAGTTGACTGAAGATGAGAAAAACAAACTGCGAGGGTCGTACAAGGTGGCTCGCAAGCTGGAAAAGCTTGAAGGCGCCGGCGGCGACCGCTCGTACAGTGATGACGACGAAGACGAGGAAGAAAGTGAGGACTTCACTGGGGACTTTCCCAGCCTGGACAGCACCTGCAGTGGCCAAACTTCTCCCGATGCTTCTCTTACAGCAG GTTTAGTGACCTCTCCGCCCTTATCGTTGAACCCTCCAACTCTGACGGAAAGCATGCAAATGATGGACGAAATTCTGTCAGACGGCCTCATGGACAAAGTGGAGAAGATGGAGCGGCTGGAGGCAGTCCTGTCGGCGGCCACCTCCAGTCTGGACCGGCTGGCGTCGGACTCTGCCGAACAGTCGCTGTGCGTGTGTCAGTGCCACCAGCGCGACGTGCTGCACGTTTCCGCCACCACCTCGCCCATGAACTCAATCGCCCCCTCCGCGCCCCGCGCCGAGGTCGCCAGCCAAACGCTGGCTACCGGCGACATTGTAATCACCAGGATTTTTTTCACCGAAGAGGAGAAGGAGCGAGAGAAAACGCTCACTCCTCGGGGGGACGAATGA